The Chitinispirillales bacterium genomic interval TTATAACAAAATTGAACGTGCGGCATCGTTTTTTATTTGTTCGACAATGTGTTTTGGCGGTATGATTGGCTCTACTTTTTCGACGAATAAAAGCGTACCTAACACGCCAATGCCCAGACGATTGATAAACAAGAAAAAGTTGTTTTCTTATCATTTAGCGAAGCGGTTTGATAATGCGATAATTGAATGTTTGGACGCAGTTGAATTGATTGAAAGGTACGACACAGAAGATGCGTTCTTTTACGTTGATCCGCCGTATTTCAATGCGAATATGGGACATTATGGCGGATATACCGCAGATGATTTTGAAAGGCTTTTGACGACGCTTTCTAAAATTAAAGGCAAATTCCTTTTGTCGTGTTATCCGTCTGAGTCGATTAAAAAGCGCGTTGAAAAGAACGGATGGAATAACAACGACTATTTATTTTACTTACTCCGTCTCCAAAAAATTAAATAATTTCTCATTAAAACTACCAATTCGTTTCATGTTTTTTATTTTGTCGGTAAAAGCATTGAGATTTATTTCAATCAACGGATTTCTTAAACCGCCGCCATACTCATGATAAACAATAAAAAGCGCGCCGCCATCGTTTATTGTTATTCCTTTTGATTTCAAATCATTGTTTACCTTTTTCATATTTGACTTGTCAATAACATTGCCCACGGCAATTTCATATTTTACTCCATCGTTCAACTTAAATGTCAATTTTTTAATGTCTTTCGGAGCGTCTTTCGCTGTCCAAATTGCCACCCATTCTTGCGCTTTTTTGTTTTGTTCTGCTGCCGCTTGTTTTACAACTTGTGTTGCATTTTCTTGCTTTTGCTGCAATTCTTTAACCAAATCCGAATACTTAAACTCTAAATTTGCAGCATACAGATTATTCTTCCACAAATATTTACCTTTAAATATTATTTCGGAATCATAATGTTTATAAGGAACCCCTGATCTGTCTGAATCTCTTCCTTCTGCTTCTAAATTTTTTAAGAAATACTTTTTCGTCGTGTCGGCTTTGCTTATAACAGTTATTTTTTCCGGACATATATGGTATTCGTCAAAAGGAATGCTATGGTAACGAAAGACAGAAAAATCTCTTGCAAGAGGGATTTTTATTTTTATGTCTTCCATATTGATATTGAAAGCATATCCGTTTTGTTTCAAATTTTGTGCATCTGCAGACGAAATCGCGAGCGGCGCAAAGCATTCCATTCCATGAATAAGAATCTTTTTGCCGTAAGTTCCTTGCCCTTCATAAACGGTTGAATCTACATCCGGCAGTTCCACCTTTACTGAATAAATTCCGGCATCTGCATCATAACTGTCTAATTCGACACGGGCTTTATTAACCGACGACATAATTTCTCCGGTAAGCATTAAGGAAATTTTTTTGAAATAAAATTCTGTGCTGTCTCCTAAACGCTTGTTGAATGCTTCTGTCGTTTCAAACTCCGTTTTTTTAATCGGTATTCCTTTATTAAGATATTCATTTACATCCCGAACAAGAACGTCACTAAAAATTGTATTTTTCCGTCTTTCATCATCCTGAAGTAGTTCTTGTTGTTGTTCTTGTAGGTACGCTTTATCCGCAGATTCGCGCGATCTGTTCACACTTTCTGTCACTATAACGGTTTTTGTCTGGCACATTGCATTACCAACCACCATTAACATTGCGCAAAGCGCAAAAATCATTCTTTTCATAATAACCAATCCTTTCTTCTTCGGCTGTATTTTCAGTCCGAGTTTAACTTTTTTATTGCTCTAACAATTCGACTTTTGTTATATTCTTCAATCACAAAAAACCCCTTGATCATTGAAGAGGACTTAATAATCTTCGTCCATCTGGTGCATAGTATTTATGCTCGACAATTTCTCCGTCCTTAAAGTTTGTAATTTGTTTAAGTTTTCCGTTTCCATAATATGCCTTACTTTGTCCGTGTGGTATTATGTTCCCATTGCCATCTTTATAGAAACGCATCTCAGTTGCAATTTGTCCGTCTTCGTAATATTCTACGTATGTTTGCAAAAAAGTTACGATTCTTCCTTCAGAATTTGAAAAGTCCCATTTAAATTTGGATAAATTGAATACATTAACATGAATGCCAAAGGCAAATAAAGAAACATGAATAGCAACGACAATTACGACTACCCAAATGATTATTTCCGACAAAATCTTCGACAAAATCTTCTTAATAGGAATTTCTTTGCGAAATGTCTGAAATGTCTTACATACATCACAAAAATTATCTTCATCTAATTGCTTTCCGCAATTTTTACAAAGCGCCATAAAAAACCTCCTAGTTTTTAATCTCTAAGGGTAAATTCCCCGCCGCTTGGGCGGGGTTATTCATTTTTTTAATTTACCAATTCAACGTTTGTTATTGACTTAATAATTGTTCCTTTATCGTAGGGGTTTTTCTCCTCTTTGATGGTTACCTTTACCTTTTTACCTTTGACTTTGTCCTGTTTCATTTTCAAAAATTCAAGAATATCGCCGACAAACCACTCTACTTTACCGTTGACTTCTATTCCGCTGTAAACAAAATCGCCTTCCATATCAACCTCTGTAAATACGCCTGTAATCGTATTATCGGTTGTTTTTTCTTTGCTGACATTTGTCGCCTTGTTATTGCCATCGGTTTTCTTTTCGCCAAAACATCCCATAAACAAACACAACACTGCCGTTATCAATACTACTTTTAACAACTTCATAACTTTACCAATCCTTTCTTTTAATTTTCAATTTCCAAGTTTTTAACCAATTCGCCGAATTTACGAAAATCTTCTTCCCGTTCATCTTTGTTTTTATTATTCAGCCCCGAAGGGTGATAAACTACAAAAGCTGGAATATTCTTGTATGAAAATTCCTTGCCGTGAATATTTTCCATTTTCTCCGGCGATGCTAATTTTGCCGCCGTTTCTCCGACCAATAAAATGACGCTCGGTTTTATTATCTCAATTTCCTTGTCGAGATATTTTTGACAGGCGTCAAGTTCTTTTTGTTTCGGTTTGTTTTCTCCCAACGGATTGCATTTTACGCGGTTGGTAACATAGCAATCTTTACGCTTGATACCTATTCCTGCCAACAATTCGTCTAAAGTTTCTCCCGCATCGCCGACAAATGGTTTCCCCTGTTCATCTTCTTCCTTTCCGGGTGATTCGCCGACTATCATAATTTTTGCATTGCCGTCGCCGTTGCCTGCTACTGCATTTTTCCTGCCTTTGCTCAAATTACAAGCGAAACAATCTTTCAATTCCACTGCAATTTGTTCCAATTCGTCTTTACTCATACACCAAAAACCTCCAATAATTAAAAAATCTATACAAAAAGCACCATGCTAATTGTCGAAAGTTAATAAACTTATGAATTATGGAAAAAAAAGACAGCGGTAAAATAGAAAAGGGCTGTCCTGCCCATAAATCGTAGTTTACCACAACACAGAAATATGTTTGATTTTCACACAGGAAAGTGGCAGAACAACCGTGGAAGGAAGTTCACTTTCCTGTGTAAAATGTAAAAATCAACGAATCATGGGAAGAATCCCAATGATTCTGTGTTGTGGTAGTGGGAAAATAATTTATTGTTTATTGTAATGTGATAAGAATTTTGAATAATCGTTATTTTATGCCTATATGTTTTTTAGCAGCTCGGTATCTTTAATTTCCATTTTTGAAAAAGCAAACAATTTTTTACCTAAATCTTTAAGCGATGCGCCTATATGATATACCGTATTATCAATTATCAAGAAACGATCGTGAAAACTTGTAGATATAAGCATTATTATCGGTTCATACTGAGTATTGTGTTTTTCTAAATCTAATTGTAATTGAGCGGTTATTTGTTTAGTATAGATTTCAGCGCGAACATTTATACTGCGTTTTGACAAAATAAGCAAGACGCTTTCATCTATATAATTGTCTATCAGAATTATTGTTTTTGTCGCTGATTTTATCAGGTCGGAAGCAAAAATATAAGCATCAAAAATCTGCCCTTCAAAAAATACTCCTTCTTGGGGTGGAAGCGAAGTTTTAACGAAAAAATCAACGTTTTTTTCAAGCTCAGTAATCCTGTTTTCGTGATTTGCATACAATTTTGCAACATCTGTTTCGTGGCGAATAGAATAACCTTTTAACAAATAATCTTTCAAAACCTGATTCGCCCAGCGGCGAAACAATGTAGCATTTATAGAATTTACACGATAACCAACTGAAAGAATCGCATCAAGATTGTAAATTTTAGTATCATATATTTTCCCATCCGCTGCAGTTAGTTCCAAAATGGAACATACTGAATTTTCACTTAATTCTCCACATTCAAAAATATTTTTCAGGTGTTTTGTTATAGCTTGACGTTTTGTCCCAAACAATTCAGATATTTGCGCCTGTGTGAGCCAAACCGTCTCTTTTTCCATCCTGACTTCTACCAACACCGTATCATTAGGCTGATACAATATTATTTCGCCTTTTTCCATTTTTTACTCTTTTTTAATACAATCTCCATGGTAAAATAATTTTTATTTGCGGCGAATATGAGATGTAATATTAAAAATTTGAAACCAGGGTATATTTCTATACCCTTTACATTTACAACAGCTTGCCTATCCCGCGTGTTGCATAATCAAGAAAACTGTTTTCAGCAGGAGACATTAAATCTTTAGTTGGTCTTTTCGTTTCAGAAACAACAGACTTAATGAACTCACGTGTTTCTTCGTCCAACCCAGCCGAGTTAGGATTATTTTTAGTAAGAGCAATCAGATTCATTGGATTCGTTGTATTCGCTATTTGAGGTATAATATGTCGGAACACTTCTTGAGCAGCCTCAAAAGCGTTATCTCCTTCTCCTGTTTGTTGAGCGGCTCCTCTAACACCTCTAAGCAATGTTGCCAAAGGAGTTCCACTACTAACAGATAAGCCACTGTAATCATTCTTTTGTATAATTTCCAAAATTTCTTCTGGAAACGCTATAAACAGCTCTTTAATTTCACTTGGTTTGCTGGGTATATTCTCAACCCAATCGTACTCATAAATTCCTTCTTCTGAAAAATTCTCATTCATTTTTTTACCCCCTCCTCCCCCAATTTCTGAGAGGAAATTTGATTAAAGTTTCAAATGTATTTATCCACATTCCCGACAGGGTATTCAATATCCAAAAATAAAAGCGCAAGTTAATATTTCAAATTCCCAAAGAAATGAAACATCAATATCACTACTTTCGGGGCAGTTAATTTTCCGCGTTCCCAAAGAAGTGAAAATCCCAAAAACGATTAACTCATTTCTACGGAGGAATTATGGAAAAGAGATCTACTTACAAGCCAAACACGGCTATAAGCCGCGATGAATTACGTGACAAATTTCCTGATGAAGAAACAGCAAGAAAGTATATTGAAGAAGAAAGATGGGGAGGCGTTCCTGTTTGTGGGCATTGCGGCTCTAAAAGAGTTGGCAAAGGACGTAAAGACCGAAAGGGTTATTATCGCTGTAAAGACTGTAGAAAAGAATTCTCGGTAAAAACAGGTACCATATTCACAGATACGAAAATTCCTTTACATAAATGGCTTGAAGTTTTCTACCGTATGGTAACCTCACGTAAAGGTGTATCATCTATGGAATTGTCAAAAGATCTTGGTGTGAGACAGGCGACCGCGTGGCTTTTACTGCATAAAATACGTAAGGGTATGAAGAGATCGAAAAAGAAATTTTCTCTCAAAGGTATTATTGAAAACGATGAGACTCATGTCTACGGCAAAAGAAAGAATAAGCACCCTGATAAGAAATCAATAAAACATGAAGCGATCGTTTTCGGTATGAAAGAACGAGGTGGTAATGTCATAATGGAACACGTTCCAAACAAAAAAAGGGAAACTTTAAGAGAAATTATAGAGCAAAATGTTGAATACGGCTCTACATTAAACACTGACGATGGAAAATGGTACACAGGAATAGAAAATCCTGGATATACCAGAAAAAAGGTAAATCACAGCGCGAAAGAATACGTAAGTAAAGACGGCGAAGTTTATACAAACAGTATCGAAAGTGTGTGGGCTGTATTGAAACGTGGTGTAAACGGTATATACCAAAAAGTTTCTCATAAACATTTGCATAGGTATCTTTCAGAATTTGAATTTCGTTTGAATGAAGGTAATTGCAAATATCCCACTATGGATAGAATTGATTGTTTGATTGCCGGATGTTTTGGCAGGACTTTGACTTATAAAGAGTTGGTTGCGTAGTGAAAATTAAAAGGCAAATTTATTAAGGATTGGGAAGCCAACCTTTTTATTTTTGCCTACCTGGTGACA includes:
- a CDS encoding DNA adenine methylase, with product YNKIERAASFFICSTMCFGGMIGSTFSTNKSVPNTPMPRRLINKKKLFSYHLAKRFDNAIIECLDAVELIERYDTEDAFFYVDPPYFNANMGHYGGYTADDFERLLTTLSKIKGKFLLSCYPSESIKKRVEKNGWNNNDYLFYLLRLQKIK
- a CDS encoding uracil-DNA glycosylase, which produces MSKDELEQIAVELKDCFACNLSKGRKNAVAGNGDGNAKIMIVGESPGKEEDEQGKPFVGDAGETLDELLAGIGIKRKDCYVTNRVKCNPLGENKPKQKELDACQKYLDKEIEIIKPSVILLVGETAAKLASPEKMENIHGKEFSYKNIPAFVVYHPSGLNNKNKDEREEDFRKFGELVKNLEIEN
- a CDS encoding virulence RhuM family protein, with the translated sequence MEKGEIILYQPNDTVLVEVRMEKETVWLTQAQISELFGTKRQAITKHLKNIFECGELSENSVCSILELTAADGKIYDTKIYNLDAILSVGYRVNSINATLFRRWANQVLKDYLLKGYSIRHETDVAKLYANHENRITELEKNVDFFVKTSLPPQEGVFFEGQIFDAYIFASDLIKSATKTIILIDNYIDESVLLILSKRSINVRAEIYTKQITAQLQLDLEKHNTQYEPIIMLISTSFHDRFLIIDNTVYHIGASLKDLGKKLFAFSKMEIKDTELLKNI
- a CDS encoding IS1595 family transposase, whose protein sequence is MEKRSTYKPNTAISRDELRDKFPDEETARKYIEEERWGGVPVCGHCGSKRVGKGRKDRKGYYRCKDCRKEFSVKTGTIFTDTKIPLHKWLEVFYRMVTSRKGVSSMELSKDLGVRQATAWLLLHKIRKGMKRSKKKFSLKGIIENDETHVYGKRKNKHPDKKSIKHEAIVFGMKERGGNVIMEHVPNKKRETLREIIEQNVEYGSTLNTDDGKWYTGIENPGYTRKKVNHSAKEYVSKDGEVYTNSIESVWAVLKRGVNGIYQKVSHKHLHRYLSEFEFRLNEGNCKYPTMDRIDCLIAGCFGRTLTYKELVA